A single Dreissena polymorpha isolate Duluth1 chromosome 14, UMN_Dpol_1.0, whole genome shotgun sequence DNA region contains:
- the LOC127858859 gene encoding uncharacterized protein LOC127858859 isoform X1 yields MTSGETLTLTFNITATEVSARKRNASVPLTLRVFFEFPTSPPTFPATEVDDDQDNSWILIVEITVPSVVTVVVCVCLIVFLVQRRLAKASQTKYAIKEVEQSLSLHRPSINMLSSTPINPYDLARAYAKVTIDVIISGEPEKPMNDDYSKLRYSFNNYADVADTLTPTPSSSGMAAAQEISSENGAGVDDVTESMTTSLVRLYSVVDERKPRKRIIGAIGVNAANVIDSTRAGDVDCDVINGVTGYEDVLVGRYVVDGVDGLLERDVTGDVVTDAESASRKTSIVKLRVTSREASLMTSTIMMRCLENIMSLTKV; encoded by the exons ATGACGTCAGGTGAGACGCTCACGTTGACGTTCAATATTACG GCAACGGAAGTATCCGCGCGGAAGAGGAATGCCAGCGTCCCTTTGACGTTACGTGTTTTCTTCGAGTTTCCCACATCGCCGCCGACTTTCCCAGCGACGGAGGTCGACGACGATCAGGATAATTCGTGGATTTTGATCGTTGAAATAACCGTACCATCCGTTGTCACTGTTGTCGTTTGCGTTTGTCTTATCGTGTTCCTCGTACAACGTAGATTAGCCAAAGCGTCGCAAACAAAGTACGCGATAAAAGAGGTCGAGCAATCTCTGTCTTTACACAGGCCATCCATCAACATGTTATCTTCAACGCCAATAAACCCGTACGATCTAGCGAGAGCTTACGCGAAGGTAACGATCGACGTCATCATCAGCGGAGAACCGGAGAAACCGATGAATGACGACTATTCCAAGTTACGTTATTCTTTCAACAACTACGCTGACGTCGCCGATACGTTGACGCCGACGCCGAGTAGCTCAGGAATGGCTGCGGCGCAAGAAATCTCGTCGGAAAACGGCGCTGGCGTTGACGACGTCACGGAATCAATGACGACGTCTTTAGTTCGGCTTTATTCTGTGGTAGACGAACGGAAGCCGCGTAAGAGGATCATCGGAGCTATAGGCGTTAACGCCGCTAACGTCATTGACTCGACACGGGCCGGTGACGTTGATTGTGACGTCATTAATGGCGTCACGGGGTATGAAGACGTGTTGGTGGGGCGTTACGTCGTGGATGGCGTCGATGGTCTATTAGAGCGTGACGTCACTGGTGATGTAGTTACTGACGCCGAGAGTGCGTCGCGGAAGACCTCAATAGTGAAGTTGAGAGTGACGTCAAGGGAGGCGTCGCTGATGACGTCAACAATTATGATGCGATGTCTGGAGAACATTATGTCGCTAACGAAAGTATGA